The Cystobacter ferrugineus genome includes a window with the following:
- a CDS encoding response regulator transcription factor — MNSPSVLIVEDDANLRLGLSDNLRDEGYEVVVATSAREAEPLLRARAFELLLLDVMLPGEDGYAFCRRLRASGVSTPVMMLTARSLEDDIVRGFEVGAQDYLTKPYRLRELLARVGALVRRSGGEPPQVISFAGFHLDLGKRSLRRAEGGEIELTRTEFDLLAFLLKHRDRALTRTEILDAVWGDVVVDPRTVDNFVSSLKKKLGWTSTSAFTIHTLRGVGYRLELETMTKP, encoded by the coding sequence ATGAACTCCCCTTCCGTGCTCATCGTCGAGGACGACGCGAACCTGCGGCTTGGACTGAGCGACAACCTCCGGGACGAGGGCTACGAGGTGGTGGTGGCCACGAGCGCCCGCGAGGCCGAGCCCCTGCTGCGCGCGCGCGCCTTCGAGCTGCTCCTCCTCGACGTCATGCTCCCGGGCGAGGACGGCTACGCCTTCTGCCGGCGCCTGCGCGCCAGCGGAGTGAGCACCCCGGTGATGATGCTGACGGCGCGCTCCCTGGAGGACGACATCGTGCGGGGGTTCGAGGTGGGCGCCCAGGACTACCTCACCAAGCCCTACCGCCTGCGCGAGCTGCTCGCGCGGGTGGGCGCCCTGGTGCGGCGCTCCGGCGGCGAGCCGCCCCAGGTCATCTCCTTCGCGGGCTTCCACCTGGACCTGGGCAAGCGCTCGCTGCGCCGCGCGGAGGGCGGGGAGATCGAGCTGACGCGCACCGAGTTCGATCTGCTCGCCTTCCTGCTCAAGCACCGCGACCGGGCCCTCACCCGGACGGAAATCCTCGATGCCGTGTGGGGAGACGTCGTGGTGGACCCGCGCACCGTGGACAACTTCGTCTCCAGCCTGAAGAAGAAGCTCGGCTGGACGAGCACCTCCGCCTTCACCATCCACACCCTCCGGGGGGTGGGCTACCGGCTGGAGCTGGAAACCATGACGAAACCATGA
- a CDS encoding histidine phosphatase family protein translates to MDWRLAKGVTRMVLVRHGQPVAEARGRCYGRLDVGLSSSGRLQAEHAARFLAEAPLSRVYASPLRRAVESAAPLVQLKGMELDTEAAFQELDFGLLEGLTYEEVEKRYPEVFVEWMAHPTRVRFPEGESYPEMRERVLSAGRALRTRHVGETFVLVSHGGVNRTLLAEALGLPDAHLFRLEQGYSAVNIIDFHGEEPVVKLMNMTFG, encoded by the coding sequence ATGGACTGGCGACTCGCGAAGGGCGTGACGCGCATGGTGCTGGTGCGGCACGGGCAGCCAGTAGCGGAGGCGCGAGGCCGGTGCTACGGGCGGCTGGACGTGGGGCTGTCCTCCTCGGGCCGGTTGCAGGCCGAGCACGCCGCGCGGTTCCTGGCAGAGGCCCCCCTGTCACGCGTCTACGCGAGCCCGCTCCGGCGCGCGGTGGAGAGCGCGGCCCCGCTGGTGCAGCTCAAGGGGATGGAGCTGGACACGGAGGCGGCGTTCCAGGAACTCGACTTCGGTCTGCTCGAGGGCCTCACCTATGAGGAGGTGGAGAAGCGCTACCCCGAGGTGTTCGTGGAGTGGATGGCGCATCCCACGCGGGTGCGCTTCCCGGAAGGAGAGAGCTACCCGGAGATGCGCGAGCGGGTGCTGTCGGCGGGCCGGGCGCTGCGCACGCGGCACGTGGGTGAGACCTTCGTGCTGGTCTCGCACGGTGGCGTGAACCGGACGCTACTGGCCGAGGCGCTGGGCCTGCCGGATGCCCACCTGTTCCGGCTGGAGCAGGGGTACTCGGCGGTGAACATCATCGACTTCCACGGGGAGGAGCCCGTCGTGAAGTTGATGAACATGACGTTCGGCTGA
- a CDS encoding WecB/TagA/CpsF family glycosyltransferase has translation MRGVMRLVTARAGLVPSRPWRFDKSPAGGLPRVRIGHAPLDLGRLDEVLRAVEGLVTGGQGGRILLPDVEQVVRAERDEVLRSALATAELSLAGGPEMIRAAGRLGVPALALEPRTGAQWLPPLAALARERAWRVVVVAERPKLSEWAAGALRDRYGLLAVGVAAPDVPADGRGPWVDTLIDRIELTRPDLVWVSMDTPKQELFCQHAASRLHGAVLLGVGSAMESLLDGRGGARARGALRSPWRWLLQRLAFQRVLAHARAT, from the coding sequence ATGCGTGGGGTGATGAGGCTGGTGACGGCACGAGCTGGACTCGTACCGTCCAGGCCCTGGCGTTTCGACAAGAGCCCCGCGGGGGGGTTGCCGCGGGTGCGCATCGGACACGCCCCCCTGGATCTGGGTCGCCTGGATGAGGTGCTCCGGGCCGTCGAGGGTCTCGTCACGGGCGGCCAGGGGGGACGCATCCTCCTGCCGGACGTGGAGCAGGTGGTGCGCGCCGAGCGCGACGAGGTGTTGCGCTCGGCGCTCGCCACGGCGGAGTTGTCGCTGGCGGGAGGCCCGGAGATGATCCGCGCCGCCGGGCGCCTGGGCGTGCCCGCGCTCGCCCTGGAGCCGAGGACGGGTGCGCAATGGTTGCCGCCGCTGGCGGCGCTGGCGCGCGAGCGGGCCTGGCGCGTCGTCGTGGTGGCCGAGCGTCCGAAGCTCTCGGAGTGGGCGGCGGGCGCGCTGCGCGACCGGTACGGGCTCCTGGCGGTGGGCGTGGCCGCGCCGGACGTGCCAGCGGATGGCCGGGGGCCGTGGGTGGACACCTTGATCGATCGCATCGAGCTCACGCGGCCCGATCTGGTGTGGGTGTCCATGGACACGCCCAAGCAGGAGCTGTTCTGCCAGCACGCGGCCTCGCGGCTGCATGGGGCGGTGCTGCTGGGCGTGGGCTCGGCGATGGAGTCCTTGCTGGACGGGCGCGGCGGGGCGCGAGCCCGCGGTGCGTTGCGCTCGCCGTGGCGGTGGCTGCTCCAGCGGCTGGCGTTCCAGCGGGTCCTCGCCCACGCACGCGCCACCTGA
- a CDS encoding M3 family metallopeptidase — MRQLFLTGAGILVLASAACKTTSHEGRGAAPTVPATPPSTAMSPSPETTSSQTNPLLDHWSGPYGGVPAFDRIRIEHFRPALETSMNEYRREISDLANDPAAPTFENTIAAFERLGQRFEEVSTLYGIWSSSLNGPEFQRIEREMAPRLAALSDEVIQNERLFQRIAAIYESPDKAKLTPEQQRLVWHHYTRFVRSGARLDAEKKKRLSELNQRLASLYTNFGQNVLADEEGYAVVLESEADLDGLPDSVRAGAAAAAAARGLAGKWAITNTRSSMEPFLTYSRRRDLREKVWRNYVNRGDNGDTHDNNAIISEILQLRAERAQLLGYATHAHWRLENTMARTPERAMSLMEAVWKPAVARVRQEVADMQALATKEGDKITIEPWDYRYYAEKVRKAKYDLDQNEVKPYLQLEKLREAMFWVAGELFGFTFTQVNDVPVYHPDVRVWEVKDKAQGKHVGLWYFDPYARPGKRSGAWMNAYRSQERFRGEITTIVSNNANFVKGQPGEPVLISWSDAETLFHEFGHALHGLSSDVNYPSLSGTAVVRDYVEFPSQLLEHWLDTPEVLNTYALHNQTAKPIPSELVAKIAKAATFNQGFATVEYLSSALVDMKLHLAGTKKIDPDAFERDTLQGLGMPKEIVMRHRTPQFGHVFAGDGYSAGYYSYLWSDTLTADAFEAFTEAKGPYDRDVASRLKKHVFSVGNTVDPAEGYRSFRGKDAGIDALMRKRGFPLPGAPKKKN, encoded by the coding sequence ATGCGTCAGCTCTTCCTCACCGGCGCGGGCATCCTGGTGCTCGCCTCCGCCGCCTGCAAGACGACATCCCACGAGGGGCGTGGGGCCGCACCCACCGTCCCCGCAACCCCCCCATCGACCGCCATGTCTCCTTCCCCGGAAACGACGTCGTCCCAGACGAACCCGCTGTTGGATCACTGGTCCGGCCCCTATGGAGGCGTGCCGGCCTTCGATCGCATCCGCATCGAGCACTTCCGGCCCGCGCTCGAGACCTCGATGAACGAGTACCGCCGGGAGATCTCCGACCTGGCGAACGATCCGGCGGCGCCGACCTTCGAGAACACGATCGCCGCGTTCGAGCGGCTCGGGCAGCGCTTCGAGGAGGTGAGCACGCTCTATGGTATCTGGAGCTCGTCGCTCAATGGGCCGGAGTTCCAGCGCATCGAGCGGGAGATGGCGCCCCGGCTCGCGGCCCTCTCCGACGAGGTCATCCAGAACGAGCGGCTGTTCCAGCGCATCGCGGCCATCTACGAGTCGCCCGACAAGGCGAAGCTGACGCCCGAGCAGCAGCGCCTGGTGTGGCACCACTACACGCGCTTCGTGCGCTCGGGGGCCCGGCTCGACGCGGAGAAGAAGAAGCGGCTGTCGGAGCTCAACCAGCGCCTCGCGTCGCTCTACACGAACTTCGGGCAGAACGTGCTGGCCGACGAGGAGGGCTACGCCGTGGTGCTCGAGTCGGAGGCCGATCTCGACGGCCTGCCCGACTCGGTGCGCGCGGGCGCGGCGGCGGCGGCCGCGGCGCGGGGGCTCGCGGGCAAGTGGGCCATCACCAACACGCGCTCGTCCATGGAGCCCTTCCTGACGTACTCGCGCCGAAGGGATCTGCGCGAGAAGGTCTGGCGCAACTACGTCAACCGGGGCGACAACGGGGACACGCACGACAACAACGCGATCATCTCCGAGATCCTCCAGTTGCGCGCCGAGCGGGCCCAGCTCCTGGGCTACGCCACGCATGCCCACTGGCGGTTGGAGAACACCATGGCCCGCACGCCCGAGCGCGCCATGTCGCTGATGGAGGCCGTCTGGAAGCCCGCCGTCGCGCGCGTGCGCCAGGAGGTCGCCGACATGCAGGCGCTCGCCACGAAGGAGGGTGACAAGATCACCATCGAGCCCTGGGACTACCGCTACTACGCCGAGAAGGTCCGCAAGGCGAAGTACGACCTGGACCAGAACGAGGTGAAGCCCTACCTCCAGTTGGAGAAGCTGCGCGAGGCGATGTTCTGGGTGGCCGGGGAGCTGTTCGGCTTCACCTTCACCCAGGTGAACGACGTGCCCGTGTACCACCCGGACGTGCGCGTCTGGGAGGTGAAGGACAAGGCCCAGGGCAAGCACGTGGGCCTGTGGTACTTCGATCCCTATGCCCGGCCGGGAAAGCGCTCCGGGGCGTGGATGAACGCCTATCGCTCGCAGGAGCGCTTCCGGGGGGAGATCACCACCATCGTCTCCAACAACGCCAACTTCGTGAAGGGCCAGCCGGGCGAGCCCGTCCTCATCAGCTGGAGCGACGCGGAGACGCTGTTCCACGAGTTCGGCCACGCGCTGCACGGGCTGAGCTCCGACGTGAACTACCCCTCGCTGTCGGGCACCGCCGTGGTGCGCGACTACGTGGAGTTCCCCTCGCAGCTGCTCGAGCACTGGCTGGACACGCCCGAGGTGCTCAACACCTACGCCCTGCACAACCAGACGGCAAAGCCCATTCCCTCCGAGCTCGTCGCGAAGATCGCCAAGGCGGCCACCTTCAACCAGGGCTTCGCCACGGTGGAGTACCTGTCGAGCGCGCTCGTGGACATGAAGCTGCACCTGGCGGGCACGAAGAAGATCGATCCGGACGCGTTCGAGCGCGACACGCTCCAGGGGCTCGGGATGCCCAAGGAGATCGTCATGCGCCACCGCACGCCCCAGTTCGGCCACGTCTTCGCGGGCGACGGCTACTCGGCGGGCTACTACAGCTACCTCTGGTCGGACACGCTCACCGCCGATGCCTTCGAGGCCTTCACCGAGGCCAAGGGCCCCTATGATCGGGACGTGGCCAGCCGGCTGAAGAAGCACGTCTTCTCGGTGGGCAACACGGTGGACCCGGCCGAGGGCTACCGCTCCTTCCGCGGCAAGGACGCGGGCATCGACGCGCTGATGCGCAAGCGCGGCTTCCCCCTGCCGGGAGCACCGAAGAAGAAGAACTGA
- the bluB gene encoding 5,6-dimethylbenzimidazole synthase translates to MTKHRFSPAEREAVYRAISERRDMRHFRPEPIEPEVMSRLLHAAHLGPSVGFMQPWRFIRITDARLRGDIAELVEQERARTAEALGPRGEEFMRLKVEGIKECPELWVVALMDQRERYVFGRRTLPNMDLASASCAIQNLWLAARAEGIGMGWVSLFEPTRLAELLGAPRGSEPIAILCLGHVDAFYERPMLELEGWDSRRTLEELIWENRWRSAEG, encoded by the coding sequence ATGACGAAACACCGCTTTTCTCCCGCGGAGCGTGAAGCCGTCTACCGTGCGATCAGCGAGCGCCGGGACATGCGCCACTTCCGGCCCGAGCCCATCGAGCCGGAGGTGATGTCGCGGCTGCTCCACGCGGCGCACCTCGGGCCGAGCGTCGGCTTCATGCAGCCGTGGCGTTTCATTCGCATCACGGATGCGCGGCTGCGCGGTGACATCGCCGAGCTGGTCGAGCAGGAGCGCGCGCGGACCGCCGAGGCGCTGGGCCCGCGGGGCGAGGAGTTCATGCGCCTCAAGGTCGAGGGCATCAAGGAATGTCCCGAGCTCTGGGTCGTGGCGCTGATGGATCAACGCGAGCGCTACGTGTTTGGCAGACGCACCCTGCCGAACATGGACCTCGCCTCCGCGAGCTGCGCCATCCAGAACCTCTGGCTCGCCGCGAGGGCCGAGGGCATTGGCATGGGCTGGGTGTCACTCTTCGAGCCCACCCGGCTGGCGGAGTTGTTGGGAGCACCGCGAGGCAGTGAACCCATCGCCATCCTGTGCCTGGGCCATGTCGATGCCTTCTATGAGCGGCCGATGTTGGAACTGGAAGGTTGGGACTCGCGCCGGACGCTGGAAGAGCTGATCTGGGAGAACCGGTGGCGAAGTGCCGAGGGGTAG
- a CDS encoding sensor histidine kinase yields MLRRLLPTLAALVCGLLALFWGLVSLQRIFSQEREDARAQLRTSREALEEYATQGLRHRLAQRLQGEWDALLAAGGNPLLPGEGFYLRFRGQQILPRAPRFAPGTDTPARKHYRALVHALTGSGPMPEPWRERLSRQRDVEAALDRNQASRADALVEELLLHHVKNPLPLEQELPFVLLLLERLQRGSATPPLVRYLLRDGLPLDIDLRQRSLQQDLLLSRELFTAPDFAFLLVRTVKVSHALDEPFEDFLSRGREAGTGDIFIPEGLTGPTLLGQRWYVAPALLNKSRDEPPEPGVAGIAVELDPLLAELTAEMRARGHFGPEGRVQLPSASDWVLPLDTLRLEVSVPQWRAAEEAIEQRHGLKTLLVATCGSLAVAIGVLAVVAQRGRYRYVELKNDFVATVSHELRTPLASIRLMAETLERKLSQAPPDTRAYPERILQAADGLSFLVENILSFNRIDKGRWRPRPSPVKLEELVGMLRADLRDSVTVPVRLTSDVGEAQIEADPPLIRLLLANLARNACAYNRRSPVELSLRAYPSGHNGCVVMFSDNGIGIPPSEWENVFRDFHRLDSNGPEVHGSGLGLALCRKIMTLHGGRISVENSSPEGTTFCLLFPESRT; encoded by the coding sequence ATGCTGCGCCGGCTCCTCCCCACCCTCGCCGCCCTCGTCTGTGGCTTGCTGGCCCTCTTCTGGGGGCTGGTGAGCCTGCAGCGAATCTTCTCCCAGGAGCGGGAGGACGCCCGGGCCCAGCTACGCACCAGCCGCGAGGCCCTCGAGGAATACGCCACCCAGGGCCTGCGCCACCGGCTCGCCCAGCGATTGCAGGGCGAGTGGGACGCCCTGTTGGCCGCCGGGGGAAATCCCCTCCTCCCCGGCGAGGGCTTCTATCTGCGCTTCCGCGGCCAGCAGATCCTTCCCCGTGCCCCCCGCTTCGCCCCCGGCACGGACACCCCCGCCCGGAAGCACTACCGCGCGCTCGTCCACGCGCTCACGGGCTCGGGCCCCATGCCCGAGCCCTGGCGCGAACGGCTCTCACGGCAGCGGGACGTGGAGGCGGCGCTCGACCGGAACCAGGCCTCGCGGGCCGACGCACTCGTCGAGGAGCTGTTGCTCCATCATGTGAAGAACCCGCTCCCCCTCGAGCAGGAGCTGCCCTTCGTGCTGCTGCTCCTGGAGCGGCTCCAACGGGGATCAGCCACTCCCCCCTTGGTCCGCTATCTCCTGCGCGATGGGCTCCCCCTGGACATCGATCTCAGGCAACGCTCCCTGCAGCAGGATCTGCTGCTCAGTCGCGAGCTCTTCACCGCGCCCGACTTCGCCTTCCTGCTCGTGCGCACCGTGAAGGTGAGCCACGCCCTCGACGAGCCCTTCGAGGACTTCCTGTCCCGTGGGCGCGAGGCCGGCACGGGCGACATCTTCATCCCCGAGGGACTCACCGGCCCCACGCTCCTCGGCCAGCGCTGGTACGTGGCGCCCGCCCTCCTGAACAAGTCGCGCGACGAGCCGCCCGAGCCGGGCGTGGCCGGCATCGCCGTGGAGCTCGATCCGCTCCTCGCCGAGCTGACCGCGGAGATGCGCGCGCGGGGCCACTTCGGCCCGGAGGGACGCGTCCAGCTCCCGAGCGCCTCGGACTGGGTGCTGCCCCTGGACACCCTGCGGCTGGAGGTGTCCGTGCCCCAGTGGCGCGCGGCCGAGGAAGCCATCGAGCAACGCCATGGACTCAAGACACTGCTGGTGGCCACCTGCGGCTCGCTCGCGGTGGCCATCGGGGTGCTCGCCGTGGTGGCCCAGCGCGGGCGCTACCGCTACGTGGAGCTCAAGAACGACTTCGTGGCCACCGTCTCCCATGAGCTGCGCACGCCCCTGGCCTCCATCCGCCTGATGGCCGAGACGCTCGAGCGCAAGCTGTCCCAGGCCCCGCCCGACACGCGCGCCTACCCCGAGCGCATCCTCCAGGCCGCCGACGGCCTGAGCTTCCTCGTGGAGAACATCCTGTCGTTCAACCGCATCGACAAGGGGCGCTGGCGGCCCCGGCCCTCGCCCGTGAAGCTGGAGGAGCTCGTCGGCATGCTGCGCGCGGACCTGCGCGACTCCGTCACCGTCCCCGTCCGGCTCACCTCGGATGTGGGCGAGGCCCAGATCGAGGCCGACCCCCCGCTCATCCGCCTGCTCCTGGCCAACCTCGCGCGCAACGCCTGCGCCTACAACCGCCGCTCCCCGGTGGAGCTGTCCCTGCGCGCCTATCCTTCCGGACACAATGGCTGCGTGGTGATGTTCTCCGACAATGGCATCGGCATCCCCCCGAGCGAGTGGGAGAACGTCTTCCGCGACTTCCATCGGTTGGATTCCAACGGTCCCGAGGTGCACGGCAGTGGCCTCGGGCTCGCGCTGTGCCGCAAGATCATGACCCTGCACGGAGGCCGCATCTCCGTGGAGAACTCCAGCCCCGAGGGCACGACGTTCTGTCTGCTCTTCCCCGAATCCCGAACATGA
- a CDS encoding energy transducer TonB translates to MFQSVIQQSAASRGRFGTGVWVSLVVHAGVLGGALLLSRATHEAAPPPEPVLTFVAPRHRSSPPQVAAPRLEQKPTPPKAPAKKPPAPRKTLRQPSIIPPPPAVEPQPVEPDPAEPTPSDVEASSEATDSPSGGGETIAGPMCPECPVGPALQGTGEEEIPFGAGMTPPQLLSEGVPVRYTSDALQAGVRGLLIARCTITSDGQVGKCRVIKGLPFMEQAVIESLESRRYHPVTFQGRPVNAIYTFNVNLRLQ, encoded by the coding sequence ATGTTTCAGTCGGTCATCCAGCAGTCGGCAGCGAGCAGGGGTCGGTTCGGCACGGGCGTCTGGGTTTCCCTGGTGGTGCACGCGGGAGTGCTCGGTGGTGCGCTGCTCCTGTCGAGAGCCACCCACGAGGCCGCGCCTCCTCCGGAGCCCGTGCTCACCTTCGTGGCTCCCCGTCACCGCTCGAGCCCGCCGCAGGTGGCTGCCCCCCGGCTCGAGCAGAAGCCCACACCGCCCAAGGCGCCCGCCAAGAAGCCCCCGGCGCCCCGGAAGACGCTGCGCCAGCCCTCGATCATCCCGCCCCCGCCCGCGGTCGAGCCGCAACCCGTGGAGCCCGACCCGGCGGAGCCCACGCCCTCGGATGTGGAGGCGAGCAGCGAGGCCACGGATTCGCCCTCGGGAGGAGGAGAGACGATCGCGGGGCCCATGTGCCCGGAGTGCCCCGTGGGGCCCGCCCTCCAGGGCACGGGCGAGGAGGAGATTCCCTTCGGCGCCGGCATGACGCCGCCGCAATTGCTCTCCGAGGGAGTGCCCGTGCGCTACACGTCCGACGCGCTCCAAGCGGGGGTGCGTGGGCTGCTCATCGCCCGGTGCACCATCACGAGCGACGGTCAGGTGGGGAAGTGCCGCGTCATCAAGGGGCTGCCCTTCATGGAGCAGGCGGTGATCGAGTCGCTCGAGAGCCGCCGCTACCACCCGGTGACCTTCCAGGGCCGGCCGGTCAACGCCATCTACACCTTCAACGTGAACCTCCGGCTGCAGTAG
- the modB gene encoding molybdate ABC transporter permease subunit — MDPTALLLSLRLAGWTTMLLLPLGLPIAWWLARSRWRWKFLLEALVALPLVLPPTVLGFYLLRAMGPQGPLGPAFESLSGHPLPFSFEGLLLASVISSLPFSVQPFTAALAGVDPRLIEASWCLGVSRARTFFRVVLPLAATGILSGMVLTFAHALGEFGVVLMVGGNLPGRTRTASIAIYDAVQALDYDAAGRMSLVLLIVSFVVLALTQGLRRGRESAWTRRS, encoded by the coding sequence GTGGACCCGACCGCCCTGCTGTTGAGCCTGCGCCTCGCGGGCTGGACGACGATGCTGCTGCTGCCGCTGGGGTTGCCCATCGCCTGGTGGCTCGCCCGTTCGCGGTGGCGGTGGAAGTTCCTGCTCGAGGCCCTGGTCGCGCTCCCCCTGGTGCTGCCCCCCACGGTGCTCGGCTTCTACCTGCTGCGGGCCATGGGCCCCCAGGGTCCGCTGGGGCCCGCCTTCGAGTCCCTCTCCGGACACCCCCTGCCCTTCAGCTTCGAGGGCCTGCTGCTCGCCTCGGTCATCTCCAGTCTGCCCTTCTCCGTGCAGCCCTTCACGGCCGCGCTCGCGGGCGTGGATCCGCGCCTCATCGAGGCCTCGTGGTGCCTGGGCGTGTCCCGCGCGCGCACGTTCTTCCGGGTGGTGTTGCCCCTGGCGGCCACGGGCATCCTCTCCGGCATGGTGCTCACGTTCGCGCACGCGCTGGGGGAGTTCGGCGTGGTGCTGATGGTGGGCGGCAACCTCCCGGGCCGCACGCGCACGGCCTCCATCGCCATCTACGACGCGGTGCAGGCGCTGGACTATGACGCGGCGGGGAGGATGTCGCTCGTGCTGCTCATCGTGTCGTTCGTCGTGCTGGCCCTCACCCAGGGGCTGCGCCGCGGGAGGGAAAGCGCATGGACGCGGCGCTCCTGA
- a CDS encoding ABC transporter ATP-binding protein, with protein sequence MDAALLIDFEQRFRDGPTIQAHLTLPATPGRVAVLFGPSGAGKTTVLRALAGLDRPEHGRILFHGETWCDSSARVFLPPQARRIGFLFQDYALFPHLTAEQNVQFGLAHLPVAERQERSRALFSLLHLEGLERRGARELSGGQQQRVALARALAIRPRLLLLDEPLSALDAPSREGLRGELRRLLRELGVPTVVVTHDRLEALALGDDLVAMEQGRVCQVGPVADVFNHPAELAVARMTGIETVLPGRVARREAGLATVEVGSHSLLALESTPAGDAVFVCLRAEDITLGPPEAAPTSARNRLACTVVSLVPEGALVRVTLDAGVPLVARVTRLSREELGLAEGRAVTASFKAPAVRLVPRP encoded by the coding sequence ATGGACGCGGCGCTCCTGATCGACTTCGAGCAGCGCTTCCGGGACGGCCCCACCATCCAGGCCCACCTGACGCTGCCCGCCACGCCGGGCCGGGTCGCGGTGCTCTTCGGCCCCTCGGGCGCGGGGAAGACCACGGTGCTGCGCGCCCTGGCGGGGCTGGACAGGCCCGAGCACGGCCGCATCCTCTTCCACGGGGAGACGTGGTGTGACTCGAGCGCCCGCGTCTTCCTGCCTCCCCAGGCGCGGCGCATCGGCTTTCTCTTCCAGGACTACGCGCTCTTCCCCCACCTCACCGCGGAGCAGAACGTGCAGTTCGGCCTCGCGCACCTGCCCGTGGCCGAGCGCCAGGAGCGCTCGCGCGCCCTCTTCTCCCTGCTACACCTGGAGGGACTGGAGCGCCGGGGCGCACGCGAGCTGTCCGGGGGCCAGCAGCAACGGGTGGCCCTGGCGCGGGCGCTCGCCATCCGTCCGCGCCTGCTGCTGCTGGACGAGCCCCTGTCGGCGCTGGACGCACCCTCGCGCGAGGGACTCCGGGGCGAGCTGCGGCGGCTGCTGCGCGAGCTGGGCGTGCCCACCGTGGTGGTGACGCATGATCGGCTCGAGGCGCTCGCGCTGGGAGACGATCTCGTCGCCATGGAGCAGGGCCGGGTCTGCCAGGTAGGGCCGGTGGCCGACGTGTTCAACCACCCGGCCGAGCTCGCGGTGGCGCGGATGACGGGCATTGAAACCGTGCTGCCGGGCCGGGTGGCGCGGCGCGAGGCGGGGCTGGCCACGGTGGAAGTGGGCTCCCACTCCCTGCTCGCCCTGGAGTCCACGCCCGCGGGGGACGCCGTCTTCGTCTGCCTGCGCGCGGAGGACATCACCCTCGGCCCGCCCGAGGCCGCGCCCACCAGCGCGCGCAACCGGCTGGCGTGCACCGTGGTCTCGCTCGTGCCCGAGGGGGCCCTGGTGCGCGTGACGCTCGACGCGGGCGTGCCCCTGGTGGCCCGGGTGACGCGGCTGTCCCGCGAGGAGCTGGGGCTCGCCGAGGGACGCGCCGTCACCGCCTCCTTCAAGGCGCCCGCCGTGCGGCTCGTTCCCCGCCCGTGA
- a CDS encoding energy-coupling factor ABC transporter permease, whose protein sequence is MPGFSGRGCGAVLRHCLQACLQSAPLSPSAGLAALVVLLLPHPAHAMHLAEGLLPFGWAAGWTLSVLPLLALGVTRLRQRMAQSPLYSPFVAMLAAAVFVVSCMPVPVPIIGTCSHPCGTGLAAVLIGPVMTVLVTFVALLLQALFLAHGGLTTLGADIWSMGVVGGFVGYGVFHALRSVRASLGVAAFAAGMLSDWATYAMTSFELASALHGAQPLGSTLGTLLLSFLPTQLPLGLLEGAFTAGAVVFISRRRPALLKFHALPAAPATP, encoded by the coding sequence ATGCCGGGTTTCTCCGGGCGTGGGTGCGGTGCCGTCCTCCGGCATTGCCTCCAGGCCTGCCTTCAGTCAGCACCCCTCTCCCCCAGCGCGGGGCTCGCGGCGCTCGTCGTGTTGCTGCTGCCTCATCCCGCGCATGCCATGCACCTGGCGGAAGGCCTCCTTCCCTTCGGGTGGGCCGCGGGCTGGACCCTCTCCGTGCTGCCGCTGCTCGCGCTGGGCGTCACGCGGTTGCGACAACGCATGGCGCAAAGCCCGCTCTACTCGCCCTTCGTGGCGATGCTCGCCGCCGCGGTCTTCGTCGTCTCCTGCATGCCCGTGCCGGTTCCCATCATCGGCACCTGCTCGCACCCGTGTGGCACGGGGCTCGCCGCCGTGCTCATCGGCCCGGTGATGACCGTGCTGGTGACGTTCGTGGCGCTGTTGCTGCAAGCGCTCTTCCTCGCCCACGGAGGGCTCACCACCCTGGGCGCCGACATCTGGTCCATGGGCGTGGTGGGCGGCTTCGTCGGCTACGGCGTCTTCCACGCACTGCGCTCGGTGCGCGCCTCGCTCGGAGTGGCGGCCTTCGCCGCGGGCATGTTGTCCGACTGGGCCACCTACGCCATGACGTCCTTCGAGCTGGCCTCGGCGTTGCACGGCGCCCAGCCGCTGGGCTCCACGCTGGGAACCCTGCTGCTCTCCTTCCTCCCCACCCAGCTTCCGCTCGGGTTGCTCGAGGGCGCTTTCACCGCCGGCGCCGTCGTCTTCATCTCCCGCCGCCGGCCCGCCCTCCTGAAGTTCCACGCGCTTCCCGCCGCACCCGCCACGCCATGA